One Paraburkholderia kururiensis DNA window includes the following coding sequences:
- the hemB gene encoding porphobilinogen synthase: MSFYPHLRPRRMRRDDFSRRLMRETILTTNDLIYPVFVVEGENVRQAVPSMPGVERVSVDLLMRVAEQCVELGVPVISLFPAIEPSIKTPDGREAANEAGLIPRAVRELKRHFPDLGVLTDVALDPYTSHGQDGVLDEAGYVVNDETVEILVQQAQAQAQAGVDIVAPSDMMDGRIGAIREMLESEGHIHTRIMAYSAKYASAFYGPFRDAVGSASNLGKSNKMTYQMDPANSDEALREVRLDIEEGADMVMVKPGMPYLDIVRRVKDEFRYPTYVYQVSGEYAMLKAAAQNGWLDHDKVMMESLLAFKRAGADGVLTYFALDAARILRTQR, translated from the coding sequence ATGAGCTTCTACCCTCATCTCCGTCCGCGCCGCATGCGACGCGACGACTTCTCGCGCCGCCTGATGCGCGAAACCATCCTCACCACCAACGACCTGATTTACCCCGTTTTCGTCGTAGAAGGCGAGAACGTGCGGCAAGCGGTGCCGTCGATGCCTGGCGTCGAACGCGTCTCCGTCGATCTGCTGATGCGTGTGGCCGAGCAATGCGTCGAACTCGGCGTGCCGGTCATTTCGCTCTTTCCGGCCATCGAGCCGTCTATCAAAACGCCCGACGGCCGCGAAGCCGCCAATGAAGCCGGCCTGATTCCGCGCGCCGTGCGCGAGCTGAAAAGGCACTTCCCGGATCTGGGCGTGCTCACCGACGTTGCGCTCGACCCGTACACCAGTCACGGCCAGGACGGCGTGCTCGACGAAGCCGGATACGTGGTGAACGACGAGACGGTCGAAATCCTCGTTCAGCAGGCGCAAGCGCAAGCGCAAGCGGGCGTCGATATCGTCGCGCCGTCGGACATGATGGACGGCCGCATCGGCGCGATCCGCGAGATGCTCGAGAGCGAGGGCCATATCCACACGCGCATCATGGCATATTCGGCGAAATACGCGTCGGCGTTCTATGGCCCGTTCCGCGATGCAGTGGGTTCCGCGTCGAACCTCGGCAAGAGCAACAAGATGACCTACCAGATGGACCCGGCGAATAGCGACGAAGCGCTGCGCGAAGTGCGCCTCGATATCGAAGAAGGCGCCGATATGGTGATGGTCAAGCCGGGCATGCCGTATCTGGACATCGTGCGCCGCGTGAAGGACGAGTTCCGTTATCCGACCTACGTGTATCAGGTGAGCGGCGAGTACGCGATGCTGAAAGCGGCCGCCCAAAACGGCTGGCTCGATCACGATAAGGTGATGATGGAATCGCTGCTCGCGTTCAAGCGCGCAGGCGCGGATGGCGTGCTCACTTACTTCGCGCTCGACGCAGCGCGGATTCTGCGCACGCAGCGATAG
- the lysA gene encoding diaminopimelate decarboxylase, giving the protein MVQPAFTRVDGVLHVEGVSAVSLAAQFGTPLYVYSRAALTAAWHAYADACAGRRASIHYAVKANSNLAVLNLFARMGAGFDIVSGGELARVLAAGGKAENSVFSGVGKSAAEMREALAAGVKCFNVESIPELDRLNAVAGELGKKAPVSLRVNPDVDAKTHPYISTGLKSNKFGVAFDDARATYRAAAAMPNLVVVGIDCHIGSQITEVEPYLDAVDKLLELVEQIEADGIAIRHIDVGGGLGIRYDDETPPDIGAFVRMVLDRIEARGHGHREVYFEPGRSLVGNAGVLLTRVEFLKPGAEKNFAIVDAAMNDLARPAMYEAFHAIEPVIERHAPAQVYDVVGPVCESGDWLGRERSLAIEPGDLLAIRSAGAYGFVMSSNYNTRGRAAEVMVDGEQAHVVRERESVKQLFAGESVLPA; this is encoded by the coding sequence ATGGTTCAACCCGCGTTCACACGCGTCGACGGCGTGCTGCATGTCGAAGGCGTTTCCGCCGTTTCGCTGGCCGCGCAGTTCGGCACGCCGCTTTACGTCTACTCACGCGCCGCGCTCACTGCGGCCTGGCACGCCTACGCGGACGCATGCGCGGGTCGCCGCGCGTCGATTCACTACGCCGTGAAGGCGAACAGCAACCTCGCCGTGCTCAACCTCTTTGCGCGCATGGGAGCGGGATTCGACATCGTGTCGGGCGGTGAACTCGCGCGCGTGCTCGCTGCCGGCGGCAAGGCGGAGAACAGCGTATTTTCGGGCGTGGGCAAGAGCGCGGCCGAAATGCGCGAAGCGCTCGCGGCCGGCGTGAAGTGCTTCAACGTGGAGTCCATACCGGAACTCGATCGGCTCAACGCCGTTGCCGGCGAACTCGGCAAGAAGGCGCCCGTTTCGCTGCGCGTGAATCCGGACGTCGATGCGAAGACGCATCCGTATATCTCCACGGGCCTGAAGTCGAACAAGTTCGGGGTCGCATTCGACGACGCCCGCGCCACCTATCGCGCGGCCGCGGCAATGCCGAATCTCGTGGTGGTGGGCATCGACTGCCATATCGGTTCGCAGATCACTGAAGTCGAACCGTACCTGGACGCGGTGGACAAGCTGCTGGAACTCGTCGAGCAGATCGAGGCCGATGGCATCGCGATTCGCCACATCGACGTGGGCGGCGGCCTCGGCATCCGCTACGACGACGAAACGCCGCCCGACATCGGCGCGTTCGTGCGCATGGTGCTCGACCGCATCGAAGCGCGTGGCCACGGCCATCGCGAGGTGTACTTCGAGCCGGGCCGCTCGCTCGTGGGCAACGCGGGCGTGCTGCTCACGCGCGTCGAATTCCTTAAGCCGGGCGCCGAAAAGAATTTCGCGATCGTGGACGCAGCGATGAACGATCTGGCCCGCCCGGCGATGTACGAGGCCTTTCACGCGATCGAACCGGTCATCGAGCGACATGCGCCGGCCCAGGTCTACGACGTCGTGGGCCCTGTGTGTGAAAGCGGCGACTGGCTCGGTCGCGAGCGGTCGCTTGCGATCGAACCCGGCGATCTGCTCGCCATTCGGTCCGCCGGCGCCTATGGTTTCGTGATGAGTTCGAACTACAACACGCGCGGCCGCGCCGCCGAGGTGATGGTGGACGGCGAGCAAGCGCATGTCGTGCGCGAGCGCGAAAGCGTGAAGCAGCTGTTCGCGGGCGAAAGCGTCCTGCCCGCTTAA
- the yihA gene encoding ribosome biogenesis GTP-binding protein YihA/YsxC, with protein MAFLLHQARFFTTVNHLRDLPATAQPEIAFAGRSNAGKSTAINVLCNQKRLAFASKTPGRTQHINYFSVGPAAEPVAHVVDLPGYGYAEVPDASKAHWEELLSRYLQTRAQLRGLILMMDARRPLTELDRRMIEWFEPTGKPIHALLTKCDKLTRQESTNALRMTKKGFDEYRAAGHTGELSAQLFSSLKRIGLDEAHELIESWIAPAEHAGEAEAAAE; from the coding sequence ATGGCCTTCCTGCTCCATCAAGCCCGCTTCTTCACGACGGTCAATCATTTGCGTGACCTGCCGGCCACGGCGCAGCCCGAGATCGCGTTTGCAGGGCGTTCCAACGCAGGGAAATCGACGGCCATCAACGTGCTGTGCAACCAGAAGCGGCTCGCCTTCGCCTCGAAGACGCCCGGGCGCACGCAGCACATCAACTACTTCTCGGTGGGGCCGGCCGCGGAGCCGGTGGCGCACGTCGTGGACCTGCCCGGCTACGGGTACGCCGAGGTGCCGGACGCATCGAAGGCGCACTGGGAGGAACTGCTGTCGCGCTATCTGCAGACCCGCGCCCAGTTGCGCGGCCTGATTCTCATGATGGACGCCCGCCGTCCGCTGACCGAACTGGACCGGCGGATGATCGAGTGGTTCGAACCCACCGGCAAGCCGATCCATGCGTTGCTGACGAAATGCGACAAATTGACGCGTCAAGAGAGTACCAATGCGCTGCGCATGACGAAGAAGGGCTTCGACGAATATCGGGCAGCCGGCCACACGGGCGAACTCAGCGCACAGCTCTTCTCTTCGCTCAAGCGCATCGGGCTGGACGAAGCGCACGAATTGATCGAAAGCTGGATTGCGCCGGCCGAGCACGCCGGCGAGGCGGAAGCGGCAGCGGAATAA
- the lptM gene encoding LPS translocon maturation chaperone LptM, producing MRVVFRMSAIVAALAILAGGALAGCGQRGALYLPTVPPLPAKPNERTEPPGEDVKPGDETASSAASGKSAGEVPDTSGTALTLSPDTELNTAPAAPSRAASDAAQTQ from the coding sequence ATGCGAGTCGTTTTCAGGATGAGCGCGATTGTAGCGGCTCTGGCCATTCTCGCAGGCGGCGCGCTCGCCGGTTGCGGCCAACGCGGCGCGCTCTATCTGCCCACGGTACCGCCCCTGCCGGCGAAACCGAACGAACGAACCGAACCGCCCGGCGAAGACGTCAAGCCGGGCGACGAGACTGCGTCTTCGGCGGCGTCGGGGAAATCGGCGGGCGAAGTGCCGGACACCTCGGGTACCGCCCTGACGCTCTCGCCTGACACCGAACTCAATACCGCTCCCGCCGCGCCCTCGCGTGCCGCATCGGATGCGGCGCAAACCCAATAA
- the msrP gene encoding protein-methionine-sulfoxide reductase catalytic subunit MsrP, translating to MWIKRASRILLNGDDIAGSEITPESVYRNRRRVLQAASAAAIGSLAGPFGLSASAFAEYASPDPKAQKLVAKTNPKFVAMDKVTSFKDITTYNNFYEFGTDKSDPAANAGTLRPRPWRVSVEGEVKNAKVYDIDELLKVAPLEERVYRHRCVEGWSMVMPWIGFPLSELIRRAQPTGNAKYVQFITLADPSQMPGLAQPILDWPYSEGLRMDEAMNPLTLLTVGLYGQVLPNQNGAPIRIIVPWKYGFKSAKSLVKIRFVEKQPKTSWNTYAANEYGFYSNVNPNVDHPRWSQATERRIGEDGFFTPKRKTLMFNGYGDLVASMYQGMDLKKNF from the coding sequence ATGTGGATCAAGCGAGCGAGCAGGATTCTGCTGAACGGCGACGACATTGCTGGAAGCGAGATCACGCCCGAATCGGTGTACCGAAACCGCCGGCGTGTGCTGCAGGCGGCGAGCGCCGCGGCCATCGGCTCGTTGGCGGGGCCGTTTGGACTCAGCGCATCGGCGTTCGCGGAGTATGCGTCACCGGACCCGAAGGCGCAGAAGCTGGTGGCGAAAACGAACCCTAAATTCGTCGCGATGGACAAGGTCACGTCCTTCAAGGACATCACGACCTACAACAACTTCTACGAATTCGGCACCGACAAGAGCGACCCCGCCGCCAATGCCGGCACGTTGCGGCCACGCCCGTGGCGCGTGAGCGTGGAGGGCGAGGTGAAGAACGCGAAGGTCTACGACATCGACGAGCTGCTCAAGGTGGCGCCGCTCGAAGAGCGCGTGTACCGGCACCGCTGCGTGGAAGGGTGGTCGATGGTGATGCCGTGGATCGGCTTTCCGTTATCGGAGCTGATTCGTCGCGCTCAGCCCACCGGGAACGCGAAGTACGTCCAGTTCATCACGCTGGCGGACCCTTCCCAGATGCCGGGCCTCGCGCAGCCGATTCTGGACTGGCCCTATTCCGAAGGCCTGCGCATGGACGAGGCGATGAATCCGCTCACGCTCCTCACGGTCGGGCTGTATGGCCAGGTGCTGCCGAACCAGAACGGCGCGCCCATCCGCATCATCGTGCCGTGGAAGTACGGCTTCAAAAGCGCGAAGTCGCTCGTGAAGATCCGCTTTGTCGAGAAGCAGCCGAAGACGAGCTGGAACACGTACGCCGCGAACGAATACGGCTTCTACTCGAACGTGAATCCGAACGTGGACCACCCGCGCTGGAGTCAGGCAACGGAGCGGCGCATCGGCGAAGACGGCTTCTTCACGCCGAAGCGCAAAACGCTGATGTTCAACGGCTACGGGGACCTAGTCGCGTCGATGTATCAGGGCATGGATCTGAAAAAGAACTTCTGA
- the cyaY gene encoding iron donor protein CyaY, translated as MTDSDYLTRAEAVLDAVERAIDEIDADIELERSGNVLTLEFANRSKIIVNLQPPMQEIWIAAKAGGFHFRYVDGAWRDTRNDSEFFEALSGYATQQAGEPVTFTA; from the coding sequence ATGACCGACAGCGACTACCTGACCCGTGCCGAAGCCGTGCTGGACGCGGTGGAGCGGGCGATCGACGAGATCGACGCCGACATCGAACTCGAGCGCAGCGGCAACGTTTTGACGCTCGAATTCGCCAACCGGTCGAAGATCATCGTCAACCTTCAGCCGCCCATGCAGGAGATCTGGATCGCCGCGAAGGCCGGCGGTTTCCATTTCCGCTACGTCGACGGCGCGTGGCGCGACACGCGCAACGACTCGGAATTTTTCGAGGCGCTCTCCGGGTACGCCACGCAGCAGGCCGGCGAGCCGGTGACTTTTACGGCGTAA
- the ccsB gene encoding c-type cytochrome biogenesis protein CcsB: protein MDLTQVSSSRPGAPRVPATPPAAPEINALGDERSFLRRLGAFDWLFALALVAGAGFALSRYHAHMNYYDKLVLVCTVPALIVLGWRWKPARLLMAGIAALSLAGIQFYHGDLARADTAFFLKYFLSSQSAILWMSALFVLATLFYWIGTLSRSPVGGAIGSKLTWAAVLMGFVGLMVRWYESYLIGADVGHIPISNLYEVFVLFSLITALFYLFYEKHYNTRSLGAFVLLVISAAVGFLMWYSIARDAQQIQPLVPALQSWWMKIHVPANFIGYGSFALSAMVGVAYLMKERGVLADRLPELEVLDDVMYKSIAVGFAFFTIATILGALWAAEAWGGYWSWDPKETWALIVWLNYAAWLHMRLMKGLRGSVAAWWALTGLLVTTFAFLGVNMFLSGLHSYGKL from the coding sequence ATGGATTTGACTCAGGTTTCCTCATCCCGCCCCGGCGCGCCGCGCGTGCCTGCTACGCCGCCCGCCGCCCCGGAGATAAACGCGCTCGGCGACGAGCGTTCCTTCCTGCGGCGTCTCGGCGCTTTCGACTGGCTGTTCGCACTTGCGCTCGTGGCCGGCGCGGGTTTCGCGCTCTCGCGTTACCACGCGCACATGAACTACTACGACAAGCTCGTGCTGGTCTGCACCGTGCCCGCGCTCATCGTGCTGGGCTGGCGCTGGAAGCCGGCGCGGCTGCTCATGGCCGGTATCGCGGCGCTGTCGCTGGCCGGCATCCAGTTCTATCACGGCGATCTGGCGCGAGCGGACACCGCCTTTTTCCTCAAGTACTTCCTGTCGAGCCAGTCCGCGATCCTCTGGATGAGCGCGCTGTTCGTGCTCGCCACCCTGTTCTACTGGATCGGTACGCTCTCGCGCTCGCCGGTGGGCGGCGCGATCGGTTCGAAACTGACGTGGGCGGCGGTGCTGATGGGCTTCGTCGGCCTGATGGTGCGCTGGTACGAGTCGTACCTGATCGGCGCGGACGTTGGCCACATTCCCATCTCGAACCTCTACGAAGTGTTCGTGCTGTTCAGCCTGATCACCGCGCTCTTCTACCTCTTCTACGAGAAGCACTACAACACGCGCTCGCTGGGCGCGTTCGTGCTGCTCGTGATCAGCGCGGCCGTCGGCTTCCTGATGTGGTACTCGATTGCGCGCGACGCCCAGCAGATCCAGCCGCTCGTGCCCGCGCTGCAAAGCTGGTGGATGAAGATCCACGTGCCGGCCAACTTCATCGGCTACGGCAGCTTTGCGCTGTCGGCCATGGTGGGCGTTGCGTATCTGATGAAGGAGCGCGGCGTGCTGGCGGACCGCCTGCCGGAGCTCGAGGTGCTCGACGACGTTATGTACAAGTCGATCGCCGTGGGTTTTGCGTTCTTCACCATCGCGACGATTCTCGGCGCGCTGTGGGCCGCCGAAGCCTGGGGCGGCTACTGGAGCTGGGACCCGAAGGAAACCTGGGCGCTGATCGTCTGGCTCAATTACGCTGCGTGGCTCCACATGCGGCTCATGAAGGGACTGCGCGGGTCGGTGGCGGCCTGGTGGGCGCTGACGGGCCTCCTCGTCACCACGTTCGCGTTCCTGGGCGTCAACATGTTCCTGTCGGGGCTGCATAGCTACGGCAAGCTGTAA
- the msrQ gene encoding protein-methionine-sulfoxide reductase heme-binding subunit MsrQ: MGTAGKGRPPAASVGTSRGRPRAAAGARWVAPAKVAVFLAALYPLGRLVLLGFTGGLGANPIEFITWSTGLWTLVFLCITLAVTPLRRLTGLNALVRFRRMLGLFAFFYATLHFTTYIWLDKWFNVADMFKDIAKRPFITVGFAAFVLLIPLAATSPRAMVRRLGRHWQTLHRAIYAIGALAILHFWWLKAGKHDLVLPKIYGAIVVVLLGWRLAVWLRERFRATGGAG, translated from the coding sequence ATGGGCACGGCTGGAAAGGGGCGGCCACCGGCTGCATCCGTGGGCACTTCGCGCGGCCGGCCCCGCGCTGCCGCTGGCGCGCGCTGGGTCGCGCCAGCGAAGGTTGCCGTGTTTCTCGCGGCGCTGTACCCGCTTGGGCGGCTCGTGCTGCTGGGATTCACGGGCGGGCTCGGCGCGAATCCGATCGAGTTCATCACCTGGTCCACAGGACTATGGACGCTCGTGTTCCTCTGCATCACGCTGGCCGTCACGCCGCTGCGCCGTCTCACGGGCCTTAACGCGCTCGTGCGTTTTCGCCGCATGCTGGGCCTCTTCGCGTTCTTTTACGCGACGTTGCATTTCACGACCTACATCTGGCTCGACAAGTGGTTCAACGTTGCCGACATGTTCAAGGACATCGCCAAGCGGCCGTTCATCACGGTGGGCTTTGCGGCGTTCGTGCTGCTGATTCCCCTGGCGGCAACGTCGCCGCGCGCGATGGTGCGGCGGCTCGGCCGCCACTGGCAGACGCTGCATCGCGCCATCTATGCGATCGGCGCGCTCGCGATTCTTCACTTCTGGTGGTTGAAGGCGGGCAAGCACGACCTGGTGTTGCCGAAGATCTACGGCGCGATTGTGGTGGTGCTGCTTGGATGGCGGCTCGCGGTGTGGCTGCGCGAGCGTTTTCGGGCGACGGGAGGCGCGGGCTGA
- a CDS encoding c-type cytochrome has protein sequence MNRLCKSLMVLEFAVAAGLSAVAVQKAMAADQAKPDLNRGQTIATQVCAACHGADGNSAGGAYPKLAGQHPEYLVKQLHDFKPADGKPAARSNPIMAGIVGALSDQDMQNVAAYFAAQAPKPGYAHNASTVALGQKIYRGGDAERGVPACAACHGPTGQGIPSQYPRLSGQWSEYIVAQLTAFQQGTRNNNEPMHAVSQRLSDSEIKAVADYIAGLH, from the coding sequence ATGAATCGACTGTGCAAGTCCTTGATGGTGCTTGAATTTGCGGTAGCGGCAGGTCTTTCGGCAGTGGCAGTGCAAAAAGCAATGGCAGCGGATCAGGCAAAGCCCGATCTGAATCGCGGGCAGACAATCGCAACACAGGTCTGCGCCGCATGTCACGGGGCAGACGGCAATAGCGCCGGCGGCGCGTATCCGAAGCTCGCCGGCCAGCATCCCGAGTATCTCGTCAAGCAGCTCCACGACTTCAAGCCGGCCGACGGCAAGCCGGCGGCGCGCAGCAACCCGATCATGGCCGGTATCGTCGGCGCGCTGTCCGATCAGGACATGCAGAACGTCGCGGCCTATTTCGCGGCGCAAGCGCCAAAGCCCGGGTACGCGCATAATGCGAGCACCGTTGCGCTGGGCCAGAAGATTTATCGCGGCGGTGACGCCGAGCGGGGGGTGCCGGCGTGTGCCGCCTGTCACGGCCCCACGGGGCAGGGTATCCCGTCCCAGTACCCGCGGCTCTCAGGGCAGTGGTCCGAGTACATCGTTGCGCAGCTCACCGCTTTCCAGCAGGGCACGCGCAATAACAACGAACCGATGCATGCGGTGTCGCAGCGACTGTCCGATAGCGAGATCAAGGCGGTCGCCGACTATATCGCCGGGCTGCACTGA
- a CDS encoding cytochrome c biogenesis protein ResB, which translates to MSVTTSGLQLNTRQRAWRNAIELLSSMRFAIALLVVLSIASIIGTVLTQDDPYPNYVNQFGPFWADIFRSLGLYSVYSAWWFMLILGFLVVSVSLCVIRNAPKMIADMKSWKDKVREGSLRAFHHKGEYMVQGSRAQTAQLLTKLTGRLGYKFVTRESEGATLIAAKRGALTRIGYIFAHVAIVVICIGGLLDSNLPIKLQMWLFDKTPIRSNTVISQIAPEHRLSVSNPTFRGYAWVPEGQFVSTAILNQPNGSLIQDLPFSIQLNKFIVDYYSTGMPKLFASDIVVIDHKTGQRVPARVEVNKPFEYDGVSIYQSSFQDGGSQMQMTAWPMTGDSTKSFAFGGTIGNSAPLPASTPGADGQTVEFTDFRAINVENISNGSGSTDVRGVAHRSLKEVFDERLGSGAKTSKPLDLHNVGPSVQYKVRDKDGQAREYNNYMVPVDVGGARMFLAGMRTNPDDPFRYLRIPADSGGTVNEWMRVRAAFEDPALRAQAAHRFAARSVPEANRELQQHLEESAVRVLTLFAGADDVSGKAVPGQSVGGFQAIAAFIDKSVPKGEQEKAAGLLLRMLEGSTWDLWQLAREQAGEPDVKPDTQTTRFVQDSINAVSDSFLYGAPVYLQLDSFKQVQASVFQLTRAPGKKVVYLGSLLLVLGIFSMFYVRERRLWFWLKDSGSGVNVVMAMSTARRTFDFEKEFARTRDAVGQALGVKPLTPDASDARGTAPAVPSENAADSTR; encoded by the coding sequence ATGAGCGTCACCACGTCGGGTTTGCAGTTGAATACGCGTCAGCGGGCATGGCGCAATGCGATCGAATTGCTGAGCTCGATGCGCTTCGCCATCGCGCTGCTCGTGGTTCTTTCGATCGCGAGCATCATCGGCACCGTCCTCACCCAGGACGACCCGTATCCGAATTACGTGAATCAGTTCGGCCCGTTCTGGGCCGACATCTTCCGTTCGCTGGGCCTCTACAGCGTGTACAGCGCGTGGTGGTTCATGCTGATCCTCGGCTTTCTGGTCGTGTCGGTTTCGCTGTGCGTGATCCGCAACGCGCCGAAGATGATTGCCGACATGAAGAGCTGGAAAGACAAGGTCCGCGAAGGCAGCCTGCGCGCGTTTCATCACAAGGGCGAGTACATGGTGCAGGGCTCGCGTGCGCAGACGGCCCAGCTGCTCACGAAGCTTACCGGCCGGCTCGGCTACAAGTTCGTGACGCGGGAAAGCGAGGGCGCTACGCTCATCGCGGCCAAACGCGGCGCGCTCACGCGCATCGGCTACATCTTTGCTCACGTGGCCATCGTCGTGATCTGCATCGGCGGGCTGCTCGACAGCAACCTGCCTATCAAGCTGCAGATGTGGCTCTTCGACAAGACGCCGATTCGCAGCAACACGGTCATCAGCCAGATCGCGCCGGAGCACCGGCTCTCCGTTTCCAATCCGACGTTCCGCGGCTATGCGTGGGTGCCGGAAGGCCAGTTCGTTTCCACGGCGATTCTCAACCAGCCGAACGGTTCGCTGATCCAGGATCTGCCGTTTTCCATCCAGCTCAACAAGTTCATCGTCGATTACTACTCGACCGGCATGCCGAAGCTCTTCGCGAGCGACATCGTCGTAATCGATCACAAGACCGGCCAACGCGTTCCGGCGCGCGTCGAGGTGAACAAGCCGTTCGAATACGACGGCGTGTCGATCTATCAATCGAGCTTCCAGGACGGCGGCTCGCAGATGCAGATGACCGCCTGGCCGATGACGGGCGACAGCACGAAGTCGTTCGCGTTCGGCGGCACGATCGGCAATTCCGCGCCGCTGCCCGCGTCGACGCCGGGTGCGGATGGCCAGACCGTCGAATTCACCGATTTCCGCGCCATCAACGTCGAGAACATCTCGAACGGCAGCGGCTCGACGGACGTTCGCGGCGTCGCGCATCGATCGCTCAAGGAAGTGTTCGACGAGCGCCTTGGCTCGGGCGCGAAGACGTCGAAGCCGCTCGACCTGCACAACGTCGGCCCCTCCGTGCAGTACAAGGTGCGCGACAAGGACGGGCAGGCGCGCGAGTACAACAATTACATGGTGCCCGTCGACGTAGGCGGCGCCCGGATGTTCCTCGCCGGCATGCGCACGAACCCGGACGACCCGTTCCGCTATCTGCGCATCCCGGCCGACAGCGGCGGCACCGTGAACGAATGGATGCGCGTGCGCGCCGCGTTCGAAGATCCGGCGCTGCGTGCCCAGGCGGCGCACCGGTTCGCGGCGCGCTCCGTGCCGGAAGCCAATCGCGAGCTGCAGCAGCATCTCGAGGAAAGCGCGGTGCGCGTCCTGACCCTCTTTGCAGGCGCCGACGACGTCTCCGGCAAAGCTGTGCCGGGGCAATCCGTCGGCGGCTTCCAGGCCATTGCGGCGTTCATCGACAAGTCGGTGCCGAAGGGAGAGCAGGAGAAGGCTGCGGGCCTCCTGCTGCGCATGCTGGAAGGCTCGACCTGGGACTTGTGGCAGCTCGCCCGCGAGCAGGCGGGCGAGCCTGATGTAAAGCCCGATACCCAGACCACGCGCTTTGTGCAAGATTCGATCAACGCGGTGTCCGACAGCTTTCTGTATGGAGCCCCCGTCTACCTGCAACTCGATTCGTTCAAGCAGGTGCAGGCGTCGGTGTTCCAGCTCACGCGGGCGCCTGGCAAGAAAGTCGTGTATCTTGGCAGCCTCCTTCTCGTGCTCGGCATCTTCTCGATGTTCTACGTGCGCGAACGCCGGCTGTGGTTCTGGCTCAAAGATAGCGGCTCGGGCGTGAACGTCGTCATGGCCATGTCGACGGCGCGCAGGACCTTCGATTTCGAAAAAGAGTTTGCCCGCACCCGCGATGCCGTCGGCCAGGCGCTGGGCGTCAAACCGCTGACTCCCGACGCTTCCGACGCTCGTGGCACAGCCCCTGCTGTGCCGTCAGAGAACGCTGCAGATTCGACCCGGTAA